A single genomic interval of Nostoc commune NIES-4072 harbors:
- a CDS encoding trifunctional serine/threonine-protein kinase/ATP-binding protein/sensor histidine kinase: protein MNTTTVSIPGYRISEELYNGSRTLVYRGYREIDSLPVVIKLLKNPYPSFSELLWFRNQYTIAKNLNSPLIIQTYSLEQYQNGYVLVMEDFGGISLKDYFTSVETRYIASLQEVLEIAIALSNILDILYHSRIIHKDIKPANILINPETKQVKLIDFSVASLLPRETQTLISPNVLEGTLAYISPEQTGRMNQGIDYRTDFYSLGVTFYELLAGKLPFQSKDAMELVHCHIAKTAPLIHEINSEIPFVFSEIVSKLMAKNPEYRYHSALGLKYDLEKCLLQLKETGKIGNFPIAQQDVCDRFIIPDKLYGRETEVKTLLQAFERVSLGATEMMLVTGFSGIGKTAVINEVHKPIVRQYGYFIKGKYDQFNRNIPFSAFVQAFRDLIGQLLSETDTNLQQWQDKIITALGENAQVIIEVIPELERIIGSQPPAVELSGMAAQNRFNLLFEKFIQIFTTLEHPLVIFLDDLQWADSASLKLMQLLMDQSQRGYLLLLGAYRDNEVFSAHPLMLTLDEIGNAGAVINNIILSPLCQVSVNQLLADSLNCQLELAQPLTQLVYQKTKGNPFFTTQFLKALHQDNYIQFNFQSGHWQCNIAQIKQLALTEDVVEFMAQQLQKLTPATQEVLKLAACIGNQFDLHTLAIVYQQSQTETAAALWKALQEGLILPQSEVYKFYVGQENQASNQEIAHAVAYKFLHDRVQQAAYSLIPEDHKQITHVKIGRLLWQNTPEAELENQIFAIANQLNIGLEHFHQPEERHELAQLNLMAGKQAKASTAYSSAIAYLKIGIQLLPFNPWESDYNLTLSLYNEATEASYLCGENGAMEDFAQEILQYAKAITDTANVCEVKIEAYTVQGKLLAAIDTAMQFLQPIGIEFPKEPTDEDFVLALQETQAILSDKTIAELVDLPEIQNLELRAALRVLVKVTTPAYLAKPELHRLLVLKEVALSIKYGNTSGSAFTYSVYGLMLCGQPNSISTGHELGKLALQLLSKFQNQEYEARVVLVVHHFVTHWKEPVITTLKPLLQAYAIGLDTGDLEYAGYAAYIYCFQAYIAGQELTKLANELEIYGAAIEKINQKTALNYNNIYHQVILNLIESKTTPWELVGAAYNESSMLTLHEQTNDGTGLWHLFVNKLMLCYLFQKLDLAVQYDFKAKQYSGSGYAMVNTPVLNLYDSLLQLALFPTSSSGEQQRILQQVAENQDTMQQWANYAPMNHQHRFELVEAEKCRILAQKTAAIEFYDRAISLAKENGYIQEAALSNELAAKFYLDWGKEKIAQVYMQEAYYCYTSWGAKSKVDDLEQRYPELLRAILQQKNPKLNLQETLSNNVAFSNIHSSTHISSSASSNSVLDFGSVFKASQAISTAIHLDELIEKLTQIILENAGADRCALILFQNGSWEVRAIATLEGTMLQAAPLDNHSGIPIKLIQYVKNTLETVVIDDLKTHLPNVIGEYMRQHKPKSALCMPIRNQGKLLGILYLENQLTIGAFVGDRLDTLKLLTSQAAISLENALLYNTLEQKVDQRTQELHHKNQQLSSTLQELQQTQAQLIHAEKMSSLGQMVGGIAHEINNPISFISGNIIYLKEHFQDLLEVINLYQQQYPQPTTEIQAYLNEKDLDYAIKDVPNMLNSMQQGSQRIQNIVLSLRNFARLDEADIKAVNIHEGIENTLVILQHRLSEIEIIKDYAELPQVNCHAKQINQVIMNILNNAIDALNEVQKTSTITIRTALSNSLTKSVSIRIADNGIGISEEIQKRVFDPFFTTKAVGKGTGLGLAVAYSIISTHGGQINFVSKLGQGTEFEIILPVGR, encoded by the coding sequence ATGAATACCACTACAGTAAGTATTCCCGGATATCGCATCAGTGAAGAACTTTACAATGGTTCCAGAACGCTGGTTTATCGAGGGTATCGAGAGATTGATTCATTACCAGTAGTGATTAAACTCCTGAAAAATCCTTATCCGAGTTTCAGTGAACTCTTGTGGTTTCGCAATCAGTACACTATCGCTAAAAATCTCAACTCACCCTTAATTATCCAAACTTATAGCCTGGAACAATACCAAAATGGCTATGTGTTGGTGATGGAAGATTTTGGAGGGATTTCTCTTAAAGATTATTTCACCTCGGTAGAGACGCGATATATCGCGTCTCTACAAGAGGTTTTAGAAATTGCGATCGCACTATCCAACATCTTAGATATACTCTACCACTCGCGCATTATTCATAAAGATATTAAACCTGCCAATATTTTAATTAATCCCGAAACAAAACAAGTTAAATTAATTGACTTTAGTGTTGCATCTTTACTGCCACGAGAAACTCAAACCTTAATTAGCCCCAATGTGTTAGAAGGAACACTGGCTTATATTTCGCCAGAACAAACTGGACGAATGAATCAAGGAATTGACTACCGCACAGATTTTTATTCTTTGGGCGTAACTTTCTACGAATTACTGGCTGGAAAATTACCATTTCAGTCAAAGGATGCGATGGAGTTGGTGCATTGCCATATCGCAAAAACAGCGCCTTTAATACATGAAATTAATTCAGAAATTCCATTTGTATTCTCAGAAATTGTTAGCAAACTGATGGCGAAAAATCCCGAATACCGCTATCATAGCGCCTTAGGATTGAAGTATGATTTAGAAAAGTGCTTGCTTCAACTCAAAGAAACAGGTAAAATTGGAAATTTCCCAATTGCACAACAGGATGTGTGCGATCGCTTCATTATTCCTGATAAATTATATGGCAGAGAAACCGAAGTAAAAACCCTATTGCAAGCATTTGAAAGAGTCAGCCTTGGGGCAACCGAAATGATGCTAGTTACTGGCTTTTCGGGGATTGGAAAAACTGCGGTTATAAACGAAGTTCATAAACCTATTGTTAGGCAATATGGTTATTTTATCAAAGGCAAATATGACCAATTTAATCGCAATATTCCCTTCAGCGCATTTGTGCAAGCCTTCCGAGATTTAATAGGGCAACTATTGAGTGAAACTGATACCAATTTGCAACAGTGGCAGGATAAAATTATTACAGCGTTGGGTGAAAATGCCCAAGTTATTATTGAGGTCATCCCAGAACTAGAACGAATTATTGGTTCTCAACCTCCGGCTGTAGAACTATCTGGAATGGCGGCTCAAAATCGCTTCAATCTGCTGTTTGAGAAATTTATTCAAATTTTCACCACACTAGAACATCCCTTAGTAATCTTTTTGGATGACTTGCAGTGGGCAGATTCGGCATCATTGAAGCTGATGCAGTTACTCATGGATCAATCCCAGAGGGGCTACTTGTTGCTGCTTGGGGCATACCGAGATAATGAGGTCTTCTCGGCACATCCTTTAATGTTGACATTAGATGAAATAGGCAATGCAGGAGCGGTAATTAACAATATTATCCTCAGTCCATTATGTCAAGTAAGTGTGAATCAGTTGTTAGCAGATAGCCTTAATTGTCAACTGGAATTAGCACAGCCATTAACGCAACTGGTATATCAAAAAACCAAAGGAAATCCCTTTTTCACCACCCAGTTTCTCAAGGCATTGCATCAGGATAATTATATTCAATTTAATTTTCAAAGCGGGCATTGGCAATGTAATATTGCCCAAATCAAGCAATTGGCGCTGACAGAAGATGTGGTGGAGTTTATGGCACAACAATTGCAGAAACTAACACCAGCAACTCAGGAGGTTTTAAAACTGGCGGCTTGTATTGGTAATCAGTTTGATTTGCATACCTTGGCGATTGTTTATCAACAATCCCAAACCGAAACCGCCGCCGCATTGTGGAAAGCATTACAGGAAGGTTTGATTTTACCACAGAGCGAAGTTTATAAGTTTTATGTAGGTCAAGAAAATCAAGCCAGTAATCAAGAAATCGCTCATGCTGTAGCATATAAATTTTTGCACGATCGCGTCCAACAAGCCGCTTACTCACTGATTCCTGAAGATCATAAACAGATAACCCATGTCAAAATTGGCCGCCTGCTGTGGCAAAATACCCCTGAAGCTGAACTAGAAAATCAAATTTTTGCGATCGCTAATCAGCTAAATATTGGGCTTGAACATTTCCATCAACCTGAAGAACGCCATGAACTTGCACAGTTAAATCTCATGGCTGGGAAACAAGCAAAAGCCTCAACTGCATACAGTTCAGCAATTGCTTATCTGAAAATAGGTATTCAATTGCTACCATTTAACCCTTGGGAATCTGACTACAATTTAACTTTAAGCTTGTATAACGAAGCAACCGAAGCTAGTTATCTGTGCGGTGAAAATGGCGCAATGGAAGATTTTGCCCAGGAAATTTTACAATACGCCAAAGCTATCACTGATACAGCTAATGTATGTGAAGTAAAAATTGAAGCTTACACAGTCCAAGGAAAATTATTGGCAGCGATCGATACAGCTATGCAATTTTTGCAGCCAATAGGTATTGAGTTTCCTAAAGAACCGACAGATGAGGATTTTGTTCTCGCTTTGCAAGAGACTCAAGCTATCTTAAGTGACAAAACAATTGCTGAATTAGTTGATTTGCCAGAAATACAGAATCTGGAATTACGTGCAGCCTTGCGTGTCTTAGTTAAAGTAACTACTCCTGCTTATCTGGCAAAACCTGAACTCCATCGCTTGCTAGTGCTGAAAGAAGTTGCTCTTTCTATAAAATACGGAAATACTTCCGGTTCTGCCTTTACTTACTCAGTTTATGGACTCATGCTTTGTGGTCAACCAAATAGTATCTCAACAGGTCATGAATTGGGTAAGTTAGCGTTGCAACTGCTGTCCAAATTTCAAAATCAGGAATACGAAGCAAGAGTCGTTTTAGTAGTTCATCATTTTGTTACTCACTGGAAAGAACCTGTAATAACAACCCTCAAACCATTACTACAAGCTTATGCCATTGGGCTAGATACTGGGGATTTAGAGTATGCTGGTTATGCTGCCTACATTTATTGCTTCCAAGCTTACATCGCTGGTCAAGAACTAACCAAACTAGCTAATGAATTAGAGATTTATGGAGCAGCAATAGAAAAAATTAACCAAAAAACCGCACTCAATTATAACAATATTTATCACCAAGTAATCTTAAATTTAATTGAGTCAAAAACCACTCCTTGGGAATTAGTTGGTGCAGCATACAATGAAAGTTCAATGCTGACGTTACATGAACAAACTAATGATGGCACTGGTTTATGGCATTTATTTGTCAACAAATTGATGCTTTGTTATCTGTTTCAAAAACTAGATTTGGCGGTGCAATATGATTTCAAAGCTAAACAATATTCCGGTTCAGGATATGCGATGGTGAACACTCCAGTGCTGAACCTTTATGATTCGCTGTTGCAATTGGCTTTATTTCCTACGTCGTCATCCGGAGAACAACAGAGGATTTTACAGCAAGTAGCAGAAAATCAGGACACCATGCAACAATGGGCAAATTATGCACCCATGAATCATCAGCATCGATTCGAGTTAGTGGAGGCAGAAAAGTGTCGGATACTAGCACAAAAAACCGCAGCAATTGAATTTTACGATCGCGCCATTTCTCTTGCTAAAGAAAATGGCTACATCCAAGAAGCAGCACTTAGCAATGAACTTGCTGCCAAATTCTACCTTGATTGGGGCAAAGAAAAAATTGCCCAGGTTTATATGCAAGAAGCTTACTACTGCTATACCAGTTGGGGAGCCAAAAGCAAAGTAGATGACTTAGAACAACGCTACCCAGAACTTCTGCGGGCCATTCTCCAACAAAAAAATCCCAAACTTAATTTGCAAGAAACACTGAGCAACAATGTTGCATTTAGTAATATTCACTCTTCAACCCATATCTCAAGTTCCGCCAGTAGCAATTCGGTGCTAGACTTTGGCTCTGTCTTTAAAGCCTCCCAAGCAATCTCTACCGCAATTCACTTAGATGAGCTAATCGAGAAGCTAACTCAGATTATTCTCGAAAATGCTGGTGCTGATCGGTGTGCGTTAATTCTCTTTCAGAATGGCTCATGGGAAGTGCGAGCGATCGCCACTCTAGAAGGTACTATGTTGCAAGCAGCACCTTTAGATAATCATTCTGGTATTCCAATCAAACTGATTCAGTATGTGAAAAACACTCTAGAAACAGTTGTAATTGATGACCTTAAAACCCATTTGCCTAATGTGATTGGGGAATATATGCGCCAGCATAAACCCAAGAGTGCGCTGTGTATGCCAATTCGGAATCAGGGGAAGCTACTGGGGATTTTGTACTTAGAAAATCAGCTAACAATAGGTGCATTTGTAGGCGATCGCTTAGATACATTAAAATTATTAACCAGTCAAGCGGCAATTTCTCTAGAAAATGCCTTACTCTACAACACCCTAGAGCAAAAAGTAGACCAGCGTACCCAAGAACTTCATCACAAAAATCAGCAATTATCCTCTACTCTCCAAGAACTACAACAAACCCAAGCTCAATTGATTCATGCTGAAAAAATGTCGAGTTTAGGGCAAATGGTAGGTGGAATTGCCCATGAAATAAATAACCCAATTAGCTTTATTTCCGGTAACATTATATATCTAAAAGAGCATTTTCAAGATTTGCTAGAGGTTATTAATCTTTATCAACAGCAATATCCACAACCTACTACCGAAATTCAAGCTTATCTCAATGAAAAAGATTTAGATTATGCGATCAAAGACGTACCAAATATGTTGAATTCTATGCAACAAGGTAGTCAACGTATTCAGAATATTGTCTTATCTTTGCGAAATTTTGCCAGACTTGATGAAGCCGATATCAAAGCCGTCAATATTCATGAGGGTATTGAGAATACTTTGGTAATTCTGCAACACCGACTTAGTGAAATTGAAATTATCAAAGACTATGCTGAACTTCCGCAAGTGAATTGTCACGCCAAACAAATCAATCAGGTAATTATGAATATCTTGAATAATGCCATTGATGCCTTAAATGAAGTCCAAAAAACAAGTACCATTACAATTCGTACAGCACTAAGCAATTCTTTAACTAAGAGTGTGAGTATTCGTATTGCCGATAATGGGATTGGAATTTCTGAAGAAATCCAAAAACGAGTATTTGACCCCTTCTTTACCACAAAAGCTGTCGGTAAAGGAACGGGATTAGGATTAGCAGTAGCCTACTCCATTATCTCAACTCATGGCGGACAAATTAATTTCGTTTCTAAATTAGGACAGGGGACGGAATTTGAGATTATCCTACCTGTCGGAAGATGA
- a CDS encoding AI-2E family transporter, which produces MSGFEAKNFWERLNNLALVRFLLLVASGWAIVQLLAYFEAVIVIFTFAAILAFLLSYPVQWLRRFLPHGVAVSVVFLFSIVVIGSLIITVGLTVLSQGQQLIDSITGFVNSLLPLLEQLEKFLRNRNLQINLSFIQEQLRNQAVSSLVTSLAVLQGFMTNFLTFILIAVVAFFMLLDGDKLWNFTIKIVPKHRRSRFTKIIRRSFLGFFRGQLLLSAFLTSTTFLVFLVLKVPFALILSIIVGILDIIPGIGATLGVSTVTLVVLSQGVWLALKVLIACIVLQQIQDNLISPRIMQDALNLNPVVVFFALLVGAKVAGLLGVFISIPIAGVIVSLFEIDEMKSEV; this is translated from the coding sequence ATGAGCGGCTTTGAAGCCAAGAATTTTTGGGAACGATTAAATAATCTGGCGTTAGTCCGCTTTTTACTTTTAGTTGCTTCTGGCTGGGCAATTGTACAACTTTTAGCTTACTTTGAAGCGGTCATTGTTATTTTTACATTTGCTGCAATTTTAGCTTTTTTACTCAGCTATCCTGTACAATGGCTGCGGCGTTTTTTGCCCCACGGGGTAGCTGTTAGTGTCGTTTTCTTGTTCAGCATTGTGGTTATTGGCAGTCTGATAATTACTGTCGGCTTAACGGTTTTATCTCAAGGACAACAATTAATTGACAGTATAACTGGCTTTGTAAATTCTTTATTACCTCTATTAGAGCAACTAGAAAAGTTTTTGCGAAACCGTAATTTACAGATAAATTTAAGTTTTATTCAAGAACAATTGCGAAACCAAGCTGTATCTAGTCTTGTTACTAGCTTGGCTGTTTTACAAGGATTCATGACGAATTTCCTTACCTTTATATTGATTGCAGTTGTGGCTTTCTTTATGTTGCTAGATGGAGACAAGTTGTGGAATTTTACCATAAAAATAGTACCAAAACATCGCCGAAGTAGATTTACAAAAATAATCAGACGCTCGTTTCTAGGATTTTTTAGAGGTCAGTTGTTATTAAGCGCATTTCTCACAAGTACGACTTTTTTAGTTTTTTTAGTATTAAAAGTACCTTTTGCTTTGATATTGTCAATAATAGTCGGCATTCTTGATATCATTCCTGGCATAGGAGCAACATTAGGAGTAAGCACAGTTACTTTAGTTGTCTTGTCTCAAGGTGTTTGGTTAGCATTGAAAGTCTTAATAGCTTGTATTGTTCTTCAGCAGATACAAGACAACTTGATTTCACCTCGAATTATGCAAGATGCGCTGAATCTTAATCCTGTAGTAGTATTCTTTGCTTTGCTAGTAGGCGCTAAAGTAGCAGGTTTATTAGGGGTTTTTATATCTATTCCCATCGCTGGAGTCATCGTATCTTTATTTGAAATTGATGAGATGAAATCAGAGGTTTAG
- a CDS encoding DUF2288 domain-containing protein — protein MSDLRAELTEILDEAEWEWLIPHVQRDAVILVALELNLVDVGVAIASDNTPSVELWIDEQLITKPTIVQIGEWNSDRTKRFNTLIVQPYVLAQEIVAA, from the coding sequence ATGTCGGATTTAAGAGCGGAATTAACAGAAATTTTGGATGAGGCAGAATGGGAGTGGCTAATTCCTCATGTACAAAGAGATGCAGTAATTTTGGTGGCGCTTGAGCTAAACTTGGTGGATGTTGGAGTAGCGATCGCCAGTGATAACACCCCATCAGTGGAACTATGGATTGATGAGCAATTAATTACCAAACCAACGATAGTACAAATAGGAGAATGGAATAGCGATCGCACTAAACGATTTAATACTCTCATCGTTCAGCCTTATGTTCTAGCACAAGAAATAGTTGCTGCTTAA
- a CDS encoding lysophospholipid acyltransferase family protein — protein sequence MDRNREPFISLALYHAFKWSVVSPMLHAYFRGQIYGTENVPQSGPLLVVSNHASYFDPPIVSNCVRRPVAYMAKEELFKIPVLAQAIKLYGAYPVSRGSADRNAIRSALEYLNNGWAVGVFLQGTRTPDGRITDPKRGALLLAAKAKAPILPVSVWGTEKILQKGSSLPRAVPITVRIGNLIDAPSSSNKEELEALTQKCATVINQMHDLGR from the coding sequence GTGGACAGAAACCGCGAACCGTTTATCAGTCTGGCACTTTACCACGCCTTTAAATGGTCGGTCGTTAGCCCCATGCTTCACGCTTACTTTCGGGGCCAGATTTATGGTACGGAGAATGTCCCCCAATCAGGGCCGTTATTGGTAGTGAGTAATCACGCTAGTTACTTTGACCCGCCAATTGTCTCCAACTGTGTACGTCGTCCAGTAGCGTACATGGCTAAGGAAGAGTTATTTAAAATCCCAGTTTTGGCGCAAGCGATTAAATTGTATGGTGCTTACCCCGTAAGTCGAGGAAGTGCCGATCGCAATGCCATCCGTTCCGCCCTAGAATATCTCAATAATGGTTGGGCTGTCGGTGTTTTCTTGCAAGGTACTCGCACCCCAGATGGTCGAATTACAGACCCCAAAAGAGGCGCACTGCTGCTAGCGGCGAAAGCAAAAGCTCCAATATTACCCGTAAGTGTCTGGGGTACTGAGAAGATTTTACAAAAAGGCTCGTCCCTACCTCGCGCAGTTCCCATCACCGTGAGAATTGGTAATTTGATTGATGCTCCCAGTTCCAGTAATAAAGAGGAATTGGAGGCGTTGACACAAAAGTGTGCCACAGTAATTAACCAGATGCATGATTTAGGACGATAA